A window from Cryptomeria japonica chromosome 1, Sugi_1.0, whole genome shotgun sequence encodes these proteins:
- the LOC131065281 gene encoding putative receptor protein kinase ZmPK1: protein MTGLTTEECKRLCIDDSECVGFSYVPVGGGRCYQKGQLLYGYRSPAVSTEMYIKVSSSDFSLLDSTISREIRLNCSRSDSSNFNTPKKRSVINSPLGLAVAFGLVEIVCITLGWWCMFRAHNDSFYFDHQGYSTIPMGFKKFSFTELKKATNKFTIKLRKGSFGSICKGLLVDEKVVPVKRLGGVSQSEEQFWAEVSMIGRFNHINWARMYVFCAEGQQILLVYEFVENGSLDKQLFTESESLGWKEMFTVAVGTAKGLAYLHEECLEWILHCDVKPQNILLDGKFSPNISDFGLVKLLNRERVFSSSKVHGTRGYVAPKWVINLPIKANADVYSFGIVLLEIVIDRDASDQSRNLVQCVSEKMEEGKLLEDVVVTKLNGIVNMEEVETMVRTALFCLQQDPGLRASMRQVIEMLSGWTRNVEGVSNGAEAPPATQFLLINDACTNSLRAPFFN, encoded by the coding sequence ATGACTGGGCTCACTACTGAAGAGTGTAAGAGGTTGTGCATTGATGATAGCGAATGTGTTGGTTTTAGCTACGTTCCCGTCGGCGGGGGAAGATGCTACCAAAAAGGCCAACTTCTCTATGGATATCGATCACCTGCTGTAAGCACAGAAATGTATATTAAGGTCTCCAGCAGCGATTTCTCACTTCTAGATTCTACAATTAGTAGAGAGATCAGGCTTAACTGCAGCAGATCTGATAGTAGCAATTTCAACACACCCAAAAAGAGGAGTGTTATCAATTCTCCACTGGGGTTAGCTGTTGCGTTTGGGTTAGTAGAAATTGTTTGCATCACGTTGGGCTGGTGGTGCATGTTCAGAGCACATAACGATAGCTTTTATTTTGATCATCAAGGGTATTCCACCATCCCAATGGGATTCAAGAAGTTTAGTTTTACAGAGCTGAAAAAAGCTACTAACAAATTCACGATAAAGCTCAGAAAGGGAAGTTTTGGAAGCATCTGCAAAGGGCTTTTGGTTGATGAGAAGGTCGTGCCGGTGAAACGACTAGGAGGAGTATCTCAGAGCGAGGAGCAATTCTGGGCAGAGGTAAGTATGATTGGCAGATTTAACCACATAAATTGGGCTCGCATGTATGTCTTCTGTGCAGAGGGGCAACAGATATTACTTGTTTATGAGTTTGTTGAGAACGGGTCGCTGGACAAGCAACTGTTCACAGAAAGTGAATCCTTGGGCTGGAAGGAAATGTTTACGGTTGCAGTGGGCACGGCAAAAGGATTGGCTTACCTTCATGAAGAATGCTTGGAATGGATTCTCCATTGCGATGTGAAACCTCAAAACATACTTTTGGACGGGAAATTTAGTCCCAACATATCTGACTTCGGACTAGTAAAGCTCCTGAACAGAGAGCGAGTTTTCTCCTCCTCTAAAGTTCATGGAACTCGGGGATATGTGGCTCCTAAATGGGTGATTAACCTTCCCATCAAAGCGAATGCGGATGTATATAGTTTTGGGATTGTGCTCTTGGAGATCGTAATCGACAGAGATGCATCCGATCAATCAAGGAATTTGGTGCAATGTGTATCTGAGAAGATGGAGGAGGGAAAGCTTTTAGAGGATGTAGTGGTTACAAAATTGAATGGAATCGTTAACATGGAAGAGGTGGAAACTATGGTGAGAACAGCATTATTTTGTCTTCAGCAAGACCCGGGTTTGAGAGCTTCCATGAGGCAGGTCATCGAAATGCTTTCTGGATGGACCAGAAATGTGGAAGGCGTGTCAAACGGAGCTGAGGCACCTCCGGCTACTCAATTTCTTTTGATAAATGATGCCTGCACTAACAGTTTGAGAGCTCCTTTTTtcaattaa